CCTGCATATTTAGGATGAGTATGAAAGCTAGAGTAGGAGATGAATACAAATCATGAGCATGGATAAATATCAGGAAACGTACATTCAACAGAACTTTGCCAACCGGATCGGTGGTGCTAATTATGGCAAAGATACAGCCATTTATAAATTCGAGAAGATCAAAAGAGCCAAGGCAGCGGCGAAGCAGGAGCATCCTGGCACGGAGCTGATCGATATGGGGGTTGGCGAGCCGGATGAGATGGCGGATGCAGGCATCGTGGCGAAGCTGGCAGAAGAAGCAGGGAAGCGGGAAAATCGCGGCTATGCGGATAACGGAATTCCCGAGTTCAAGGAAGCAGCCGTTCGCTACTTGAAGAATGTATTTGGCGTAGAAGGCATTGATGCCGCTACAGAGGTTCTTCATTCCATCGGTTCCAAGCCTGCATTGGCGATGCTGCCATCCTGCTTCATTAATCCTGGGGACATCACCATCATGACGGTACCCGGATATCCTGTACTCGGTACGCATACCAAGTATTTGGGCGGTGAAGTTTACAATGTGGAACTGAAAAAAGAGAACGGATTTCTGCCGGATCTCAGCTCGATCCCTGAGGACATTGCCCGTCGTGCCAAACTGCTCTACCTGAACTATCCGAACAACCCGACGGGTGCCAGCGCAACGGTCGAGTTTTTCACCGAGGTCGTTGAGTGGGCCCGCAAGTATGGTGTTGTAGTTGTCCATGACGCTCCTTATGCGGCGCTGACTTACGACGGCTTGAAGCCGCTCAGCTTTCTCTCCGTCCCCGGCGCGAAGGATGTTGGCGTGGAGCTTCATTCTCTGTCCAAATCTTACAACATGACGGGATGGCGCATTGGTTTCATCGCCGGTAATCCGCTAGTGGTTAAAGCGTTTGGCGATGTGAAGGACAACAACGATTCAGGACAATTCATCGCCATTCAAAAGGCTGCCGCATACGGTCTGGACAATCCGCAAATTACGGAGAAGATCGCTGAGAAGTATTCCCGCCGCCACAATATGCTGGTGGACGTGTTGAACGGGCTTGGTTTTACAGCCGAGAAGCCGAAGGGCTCCTTCTTCCTCTACGTTGAAGCTCCAAAAGGCGTTAAAGGCGGGCGCCGTTTTGAGTCCGGCGAGGATTTCTCCCAGTATCTGATACGCGAGAAATTGATCTCCACCGTACCTTGGGATGATGCGGGACATTTCGTGCGCTTCTCCGTTACCTTTATTGCTGACGGTGAGGAAGAAGAGAAACGCGTCATTTCCGAAATTCGCAGAAGACTTAGCGATGTTGAATTTGAATTTTAGTGATATGTTATAACTCCGCTTGGTACGCGACATCATACGACTTGAATACTGTTGACATCTCCTGTAGGGTCTGTCATAATGAATTCAATCGAATAGCACCTTTAAATCAGTCCCGTGAGGCTGGCAAGGTAACGTGAACCGAGGTTCATTAACAGAAGGCATAGCTCTGTCTGCGGATAGAAACTGCGCTTTCCACACTATCTCTATGAGATCAACTCCTTGTCCAGCCGGGCAAGGAGTTTTTTTGTGTGTAATGAACTCACGGATCGTCTGAACTACAAAGGGCTAATCAAACGTTTAGAAGGAGGACTTAAGGATGAGCAACGAACAGCATGTGATTATGGACGAGACGGCCATCCGCCGCGCCCTAACGAGAATTGCCCATGAAATATTGGAAAAGAATAAGGGGATTGAGGACTGCGTCCTGGTCGGCATTCGCACACGCGGCGTGTTCCTGGCTCAGAGAATCGCTGAGCGAATGAATGAGATTGAAGGCACGCCGATTCCATGGGGAGAGATCGATGTGACTTCCTACCGCGATGACCGAGACAGCAAAGAAGCGGCTGCAGAACGGGGAGCAGGAGCGAAGCTCAGCCTGGAACATCTGAACATTCATGACAAGAAGGTTATTTTGTTCGATGACGTGCTGTACACCGGACGGACGATTCGGGCTGCGATGGACGCCCTGATGGACTGCGGACGGCCTAGAATGATACAGCTGGCGGTTCTGGCAGACCGCGGGCATCGCGAACTGCCGATCCGGCCGGATTATATCGGCAAGAACGTTCCTACCTCCAAACATGAGGAAATTACGGTTGCATTAACCGAAATCGACGGCAAGGATGAAGTGACCATTAGCCAAAGAGAGGAACGATAATCATGACAACAGCCATTTCATTGAAAGAACGTAGCCTCTTAGGTTTGAAGGATATTAGCAGAGACGAGATTGGATCGATCCTGAGTCGGGCGTCATATTGGGAAGCACAGTCCGAGAAAGTGGTGCCGGTACTTAAATCGAAATTTGCGGTTAATATGTTCTTCGAGAACAGCACCAGAACGAGATTTTCGTTTGAAATGGCTGAGAAAAGACTCGGCGCCGAGGTGATGAACTTTGCAGCGGCAGCCTCCAGCGTTGAGAAGGGCGAGTCCATCTACGATACCGTGAGGACACTGGAATCCATGGGGATCGATGCGGGCGTCATCCGGCTGAAACCCTCCGGAGTACTGCAGGAGCTGGCCAAGCGGATCTCGATCCCGCTGGTCAATGCGGGGGACGGCAACAACGAACATCCTACCCAGGCGCTGCTGGATCTGTACACGATGAAGAAATGCTTCGGAGAGCTTAAAGGATTGACGGTATCCATTATCGGGGACATCAAGCATAGTCGGGTTGCACGATCAGACCTGTGGGCATTGCAGAAGTTCGGAGCTCATGTGCAATTCTGCGCACCGGAATCGATGCAGGCACCAGAGCTAGCCCAGTATGCACCCTATGTCTCGATGGAGAAGGCACTGAAGGCAGATGTAGTGATGATGCTGAGGGTTCAGCTGGAACGCCATAACGAAGGTGTATTCAAATCCAGCGCGGAATACCGGCAGCAGTATGGTTTGACGGAAGAACGGGCGGCCAAGCTGCCCGGGCATACGATGATTATGCACCCGGCACCGGTGAACCGGAACGTTGAAATCGACGATGCGGTCGTGGAAAGTCCCAAATCGATGATATTCAAGCAGATGGCAAACGGTGTGCCGATTCGCATGGCGGTTATGGAACGGGCGATGGGCTGATTCGAAATGCGAAATACGGTGTACAGGATGAATGAATATTAATATTTATACACAAATATGAATTTTTATTATACAATATACAAAGAAGCGAACGGTGCTTCTACTGCGGAGGGGACCAAGATGCAAATGCAAGTGATAAAGAATGCCAAAGTGATCAATGAACAAGGACAGCTCGAAGATAAACATATCGTCATTGCAGACGGATTGATTCAGTCGGTTACGAGTGATCTCGCAGCTTTGCCGGAACTTGGCGAGAACGTTCAGATCATCGATGCCGAGGGCAAACTGGTCACACCGGGATTCATCGATATGCATGTGCACTTGAGAGAGCCGGGTTATGAGCACAAGGAAACGATCGAGAGCGGCAGCCGCTCGGCAGTGAAAGGCGGATTCACAACCATCGCCTGCATGCCGAACACAAGACCGGTGACCGATTCGCCGGAAACCGTGAAGCTTGTGTTGGATAAGGCTAGCAAAGCGGGTCTGGCCAAGGTGCTGCCTTACGCTGCCATTACGAAAAACGAGCTGGGCCGTGAACTGACGGATTTTGAGGCCTTGAAGGCAGCAGGTGCGATCGGGTTTACGGATGACGGCGTTGGTGTGCAGAACGCACAGATGATGAAAGATGCCATGAACAAGGCAAAAGCACTGGGCATGCCGGTCATTGCACATTGTGAGGATGACTCGCTGGTCAAAGGGGCTTGCGTGACTGAAGGCAAATTCGCTCAGAAGCACGGCCTGAAAGGTATACCCAACGAGTCGGAAGCAATCCATGTCGGACGGGACATACTGCTGACAGAAGCCACCGGCGTACATTACCATGTATGCCATGTGAGCACAGAGCAGTCCGTACGTTTGATCCGCCAGGCAAAAGCGATTGGCATCTCGGTAACGGCCGAGGTATGTCCGCACCATCTGGTTCTCTCTGACGAGGATATTCCCGGCCTGGATGCCAACTGGAAGATGAACCCGCCACTGCGCACCCCGCGTGATGTGGAGGCTTGTATAGAAGGTCTGCTGGATGGAACGCTCGATATGATCGTAACGGATCATGCGCCGCACAGTGCGGAAGAGAAGGCGAAAGGCATGGAGCTTGCACCATTCGGTATCGTGGGATTCGAAACAGCATTCCCGCTGCTCTATACCAAGTTCGTTGTCACAGGAAAATGGGATCTTAGCTTGCTGGTGAAGCGGATGACAAGCGATCCGGCAAGAGTATTCGGTCTTGAATCCGGCGTGCTGGAAGCCGGTAAAGCCGCGGACCTGACGATGATTGATCTCGAAGCCGAGAAAGAAGTGAACCCGGGAGAGTTCGCAACGAAAGGCCGCAACACGCCGTTTACTGGCTGGAAGCTGAAAGGCTGGCCCGTGATGACTTGGGTGGATGGCGAAGTGAAATGGTCTGAAAAGAGCGGGTTCTAAGTAACACTTAGGCAATTGACTAATAAAATAAATTACACATAGATGACAGGAGTGATCGGGATGCAGGCAAGATTGTTACTGGAGGACGGAACGCTGTTCAGCGGAAAATCCTTCGGCGCGGATGCTGAAATGACCGGAGAGGTTGTTTTCAATACAGGGATTACAGGATATCAAGAGGTGCTGAGCGACCCGTCTTACTGCGGACAGATCGTGACCATGACGTACCCTTTGATCGGGAACTACGGCATCACGCGGGATGACTTTGAATCCATTCGACCATTTGTCCACGGATTCGTTGTTCGTCGTCATGAGCCTGTTCCTAGCAACTGGCGTGCAGAGTACAGTGTTGACAGCTTATTAAAGGAATACGGTATCCCAGGGATCAGCGAGATTGATACGCGGATGCTGACCCGGATTATTCGTCACTACGGTACGATGAAAGGGATTCTGACCACTTCAAACAAACCGGTGGAAGAGCTCAAGGAAATGCTCGGCGATACGACGATCGCTGAACTCCGCAACCAGGTGGCGAAAACCTCTACGCCGCAAATGTTTACAAGTCCGGGCTCCAAGGAGCGGATCGTTCTGGTTGACTTCGGTGCAAAAAGCGGAATTCTGCGCGAACTGACTTCCCGCGGATGCGATGTGATGGTCGTTCCACATGACACGACGGCTGATGAAATCCGCAGACTTCACCCGGACGGCATTCAGTTGTCCAACGGCCCTGGGGACCCAAAAGACGTTCCGTACGCGGTCGACATGGTTAAAGAACTGCTTGGCGAATATCCGATTTTCGGCATCTGCCTTGGCCACCAATTGTTTGCGCTGGCTGCGGGCGCCGATACCGAGAAGCTGAAATTCGGCCACCGCGGCGGGAACCATCCGGTAAAAGAGCTTGCCAGCGGACGCTGCTACATCACTTCCCAAAATCATGGATATACCGTAAACGAAGAATCCATCAAAGGGACGGATCTGGAAGTTACGCATATTAACAATAACGATAAAACGATCGAAGGCTTGAAACACACGAAATTCCCGGCCTTCTCCGTGCAATATCATCCTGAAGCTGCACCTGGTCCGCACGACAGCAGCTATCTGTTCGATCAATTCCTTGAGATGATAAGAGACCA
This Paenibacillus sp. JZ16 DNA region includes the following protein-coding sequences:
- a CDS encoding carbamoyl phosphate synthase small subunit, translating into MQARLLLEDGTLFSGKSFGADAEMTGEVVFNTGITGYQEVLSDPSYCGQIVTMTYPLIGNYGITRDDFESIRPFVHGFVVRRHEPVPSNWRAEYSVDSLLKEYGIPGISEIDTRMLTRIIRHYGTMKGILTTSNKPVEELKEMLGDTTIAELRNQVAKTSTPQMFTSPGSKERIVLVDFGAKSGILRELTSRGCDVMVVPHDTTADEIRRLHPDGIQLSNGPGDPKDVPYAVDMVKELLGEYPIFGICLGHQLFALAAGADTEKLKFGHRGGNHPVKELASGRCYITSQNHGYTVNEESIKGTDLEVTHINNNDKTIEGLKHTKFPAFSVQYHPEAAPGPHDSSYLFDQFLEMIRDHKQNEIRKPRQAVLAAAVKGAH
- a CDS encoding LL-diaminopimelate aminotransferase; amino-acid sequence: MSMDKYQETYIQQNFANRIGGANYGKDTAIYKFEKIKRAKAAAKQEHPGTELIDMGVGEPDEMADAGIVAKLAEEAGKRENRGYADNGIPEFKEAAVRYLKNVFGVEGIDAATEVLHSIGSKPALAMLPSCFINPGDITIMTVPGYPVLGTHTKYLGGEVYNVELKKENGFLPDLSSIPEDIARRAKLLYLNYPNNPTGASATVEFFTEVVEWARKYGVVVVHDAPYAALTYDGLKPLSFLSVPGAKDVGVELHSLSKSYNMTGWRIGFIAGNPLVVKAFGDVKDNNDSGQFIAIQKAAAYGLDNPQITEKIAEKYSRRHNMLVDVLNGLGFTAEKPKGSFFLYVEAPKGVKGGRRFESGEDFSQYLIREKLISTVPWDDAGHFVRFSVTFIADGEEEEKRVISEIRRRLSDVEFEF
- a CDS encoding dihydroorotase translates to MQMQVIKNAKVINEQGQLEDKHIVIADGLIQSVTSDLAALPELGENVQIIDAEGKLVTPGFIDMHVHLREPGYEHKETIESGSRSAVKGGFTTIACMPNTRPVTDSPETVKLVLDKASKAGLAKVLPYAAITKNELGRELTDFEALKAAGAIGFTDDGVGVQNAQMMKDAMNKAKALGMPVIAHCEDDSLVKGACVTEGKFAQKHGLKGIPNESEAIHVGRDILLTEATGVHYHVCHVSTEQSVRLIRQAKAIGISVTAEVCPHHLVLSDEDIPGLDANWKMNPPLRTPRDVEACIEGLLDGTLDMIVTDHAPHSAEEKAKGMELAPFGIVGFETAFPLLYTKFVVTGKWDLSLLVKRMTSDPARVFGLESGVLEAGKAADLTMIDLEAEKEVNPGEFATKGRNTPFTGWKLKGWPVMTWVDGEVKWSEKSGF
- a CDS encoding aspartate carbamoyltransferase catalytic subunit, coding for MMTTAISLKERSLLGLKDISRDEIGSILSRASYWEAQSEKVVPVLKSKFAVNMFFENSTRTRFSFEMAEKRLGAEVMNFAAAASSVEKGESIYDTVRTLESMGIDAGVIRLKPSGVLQELAKRISIPLVNAGDGNNEHPTQALLDLYTMKKCFGELKGLTVSIIGDIKHSRVARSDLWALQKFGAHVQFCAPESMQAPELAQYAPYVSMEKALKADVVMMLRVQLERHNEGVFKSSAEYRQQYGLTEERAAKLPGHTMIMHPAPVNRNVEIDDAVVESPKSMIFKQMANGVPIRMAVMERAMG
- the pyrR gene encoding bifunctional pyr operon transcriptional regulator/uracil phosphoribosyltransferase PyrR gives rise to the protein MSNEQHVIMDETAIRRALTRIAHEILEKNKGIEDCVLVGIRTRGVFLAQRIAERMNEIEGTPIPWGEIDVTSYRDDRDSKEAAAERGAGAKLSLEHLNIHDKKVILFDDVLYTGRTIRAAMDALMDCGRPRMIQLAVLADRGHRELPIRPDYIGKNVPTSKHEEITVALTEIDGKDEVTISQREER